One window of the Thermodesulfomicrobium sp. WS genome contains the following:
- a CDS encoding flagellar protein FlaG, with translation MNPLAAIAVQNPQVPAADWTSDRQPQRDPNVERQPVPSLPPSREQVEEVADAMSAYMASLGVELRFHVDDSTDRLQVEVRDPQTDKLIRKIPPDDILRLAAAIEETVGVLVDRSL, from the coding sequence ATGAATCCTCTTGCCGCCATCGCTGTTCAGAATCCCCAGGTACCGGCGGCCGATTGGACCTCGGACCGCCAGCCCCAGCGTGACCCCAACGTGGAACGGCAGCCCGTGCCGTCGCTGCCCCCTTCCCGCGAGCAAGTCGAGGAAGTGGCGGACGCCATGAGCGCCTACATGGCCTCGCTCGGTGTGGAGCTCCGTTTCCATGTGGATGACTCCACGGATCGTCTCCAGGTGGAGGTCCGCGACCCGCAGACCGACAAACTCATTCGCAAGATTCCGCCGGACGACATCCTGCGCCTGGCTGCGGCCATCGAAGAGACCGTAGGCGTGCTGGTGGATCGCTCCCTGTAA
- a CDS encoding flagellin, translating into MSLVINHNLMAMNAARNLTQSYGALSTSTRRLSSGLRVGTAADDAAGLAIRELMRADIASLKQGIRNANDAISLIQTADGALQVIDEKLIRMKELAEQAATGTYTSDQRLIIDSEYQAMASEITRIANATNFNGIYLLNGNLSASTPHVASWASSHNGSGLASTGPLKVHFGTGNSSAEDYYYIAIQTATASALGVGNQADVNRDNGSGVAGAGFSISTQQAAQQALEALNAAIVSKDNIRANLGALQNRLQNTITNLQIQAENLQAAESRISDADVAQEMTQFVRNQILTQSAVAMLSQANQLPQMAMQLIQG; encoded by the coding sequence ATGTCTTTGGTCATTAACCACAATTTGATGGCGATGAACGCCGCCAGAAATTTGACCCAGTCCTACGGCGCGCTGTCCACCTCCACGCGCCGGCTGTCCTCAGGCCTGCGGGTGGGCACCGCGGCGGACGATGCCGCGGGCCTTGCCATCCGCGAGCTCATGCGCGCGGACATCGCCTCCCTCAAGCAGGGCATCCGCAACGCCAACGACGCCATTTCCCTCATCCAGACCGCCGACGGCGCCCTTCAGGTCATCGATGAAAAGCTCATCCGTATGAAGGAACTGGCCGAACAGGCGGCCACCGGCACCTACACCTCGGACCAGCGCCTCATCATCGACTCCGAGTACCAGGCCATGGCCTCGGAAATCACCCGAATCGCCAACGCCACCAACTTCAACGGTATCTACCTCTTGAATGGCAATCTTTCGGCATCCACTCCGCATGTGGCAAGCTGGGCCAGCTCTCATAATGGTTCAGGACTGGCCTCCACCGGCCCGCTCAAGGTGCACTTTGGCACGGGCAACAGCTCTGCCGAGGACTACTACTACATCGCCATCCAGACGGCCACGGCTTCGGCCCTGGGTGTGGGCAACCAGGCGGATGTCAACCGGGACAACGGCTCCGGCGTAGCAGGGGCCGGCTTTAGCATCTCCACCCAGCAGGCGGCGCAACAGGCCCTGGAGGCCCTCAATGCGGCTATCGTCTCCAAGGACAACATCCGCGCCAATCTGGGCGCGCTCCAGAACCGGCTGCAGAACACCATCACCAACCTGCAGATCCAGGCGGAGAACCTGCAGGCTGCGGAGTCGCGGATTTCCGACGCCGACGTGGCCCAGGAGATGACCCAGTTCGTCCGCAACCAGATCCTCACCCAGTCGGCAGTGGCCATGCTCTCGCAGGCCAACCAGTTGCCGCAGATGGCCATGCAGCTCATCCAGGGATAG
- the rnc gene encoding ribonuclease III: MSEDSLQRVLHELHRMLAYQPRQVKLFIQALTHSSHANEHQTESNERLEFLGDAVLELAVSHALYTRFPHAQEGHLTKMRSALVSEAALAEAARTIGLHEWILLGRGEEAQGGREKNSVVSDALEALLGALFLDGGLAPACALVDHLFAGKWPSPPETFRPADFKSKLQEYTQSRWRQRPTYTLLASRGPEHAKEYHVQVTVPDGQSFCAWETSIRKAEQAAAAAALQALTENDAHGPGLLEPGP; the protein is encoded by the coding sequence ATGTCCGAGGATTCTCTCCAACGTGTCCTACATGAATTGCATCGCATGCTCGCCTACCAACCCCGGCAAGTCAAGCTGTTCATCCAGGCCCTTACCCATAGCTCCCATGCCAATGAACACCAAACCGAAAGCAATGAACGCCTGGAATTTCTGGGGGACGCCGTGCTCGAACTGGCCGTGAGCCACGCCCTCTACACCCGCTTTCCCCATGCCCAGGAAGGGCACCTCACCAAGATGCGCTCTGCCCTGGTCAGTGAGGCTGCCTTGGCGGAAGCGGCCCGCACCATCGGGCTGCATGAATGGATCTTATTGGGGCGAGGAGAGGAGGCGCAAGGGGGACGGGAAAAAAATTCCGTAGTCAGCGACGCCCTGGAAGCGTTGCTGGGCGCCCTTTTTCTTGATGGAGGATTGGCGCCGGCATGCGCCTTGGTGGACCATCTGTTTGCCGGCAAATGGCCATCGCCGCCCGAGACCTTCCGACCGGCGGACTTCAAAAGCAAATTGCAAGAATATACGCAAAGCCGGTGGCGGCAGCGGCCGACCTACACCCTGCTTGCCAGTCGCGGCCCCGAGCACGCCAAAGAATACCACGTGCAGGTCACCGTGCCCGACGGCCAGAGCTTTTGCGCCTGGGAGACCAGCATCCGCAAGGCGGAGCAAGCGGCGGCAGCGGCGGCGCTCCAGGCACTCACCGAGAACGACGCCCATGGCCCAGGGCTTCTGGAGCCGGGGCCCTGA
- a CDS encoding acetate--CoA ligase family protein, which translates to MQDIHVGALFSPQAVAVVGPCHEEGTVAARFWARLREWAYQGAVTAVNCRDCLPETLTLAGVDLAVVCLPPEQVPGAVERLARLGVRAALVPGSGFADRGGEGYFLEQRLAAVARETNMAVLGPHCLGVVSWPEGLNASLLEKLPPSGGVAFFSPSATVSGAVVDWAVAEGVGLSRLAALGNRAAVDEASILQYLAEDGETRVIAGYLEGVFAARRFARVSQTVTRVKPVVMLLGGLTAPGRQAVAAAAGPLAGSEAAYRAALRQAGIIGVSDLETFLDTVKAFALLPQPSGPHVAILTNSGGAGVLAADALSATRLELARFSRATAEALQRQTGAWPSNPLDLGAEATPEDFAAALRLAVADPRVRLVLAVIARPVGTDVQAVLEAMAQVDRQDTPVALCLVGERPGALVRQVHAQGIPCFSSPAAAARALDAMLAYGCWQEEPFPVEVCYRRDSTKAELWLREAMNAGHRDLGGPAVYPLLEAYELRHPVTELARTSKTAARIARRLGGAVALKIASPHIQRKSDVDGVELGLTDPEAVRQGFARLTHRVQRLRPEAFVSGCWVQEMVVGPVVEARIWAVRDPLFGPVVRLGLVDGDHHGVNARLAPISLTDASRMVREFTPLAASRGGRQPMHLRALEDVLLTVSQLTLDMPELYTVELEPVLVTPRGAWVVDARVCLVPVE; encoded by the coding sequence ATGCAAGACATTCATGTGGGAGCGCTTTTTTCCCCCCAGGCAGTGGCTGTCGTCGGCCCGTGCCATGAAGAAGGGACCGTGGCGGCACGGTTTTGGGCACGGCTGCGGGAGTGGGCCTATCAGGGCGCTGTGACGGCAGTCAATTGCCGGGACTGTCTGCCAGAAACCCTGACGCTTGCTGGGGTGGACTTGGCTGTGGTCTGCCTTCCACCGGAGCAAGTGCCCGGGGCCGTGGAGCGGCTTGCCCGTCTCGGGGTGCGCGCTGCCTTGGTTCCCGGCAGCGGCTTTGCCGATCGGGGCGGCGAAGGATATTTCTTGGAGCAACGTCTGGCCGCCGTGGCGCGGGAGACCAATATGGCGGTGCTCGGCCCGCATTGTCTGGGGGTGGTCTCCTGGCCGGAAGGGCTCAACGCCTCGCTTTTGGAAAAGCTTCCCCCATCGGGAGGGGTGGCGTTCTTCTCCCCATCGGCCACGGTGTCCGGAGCCGTGGTGGACTGGGCCGTGGCCGAAGGCGTGGGCCTTTCTCGTCTGGCGGCCCTGGGGAACCGTGCGGCGGTGGATGAGGCCTCGATCCTGCAGTATTTGGCGGAAGACGGAGAAACCCGCGTCATTGCCGGGTATCTCGAAGGGGTGTTTGCTGCCCGGCGTTTTGCCCGGGTGAGCCAGACCGTCACTCGGGTGAAACCCGTGGTCATGCTCCTTGGCGGGCTCACCGCCCCAGGCAGGCAGGCCGTGGCCGCGGCAGCCGGACCCCTGGCGGGTTCGGAGGCGGCGTATCGCGCCGCCTTGCGCCAGGCCGGCATCATCGGCGTTTCCGACCTGGAGACCTTTCTCGATACCGTCAAGGCCTTTGCCTTGCTGCCCCAACCTTCCGGGCCGCATGTGGCAATCCTTACCAATTCCGGTGGTGCCGGCGTCTTGGCCGCGGATGCCTTGAGTGCCACGCGGTTGGAGCTCGCCCGCTTCTCGCGGGCTACAGCCGAGGCCCTGCAGCGGCAGACCGGGGCGTGGCCCTCCAATCCGTTGGATCTTGGCGCCGAGGCCACGCCGGAAGACTTTGCGGCCGCCCTGCGCCTTGCCGTGGCGGATCCACGAGTGCGCCTGGTATTGGCGGTCATCGCCCGTCCTGTGGGGACGGACGTGCAGGCCGTGCTGGAGGCCATGGCGCAGGTGGATCGCCAGGATACCCCTGTGGCGCTCTGTTTGGTCGGGGAGCGGCCGGGGGCGTTGGTGCGGCAGGTCCATGCCCAGGGGATCCCATGTTTTTCTTCTCCTGCAGCCGCAGCCCGGGCGCTTGACGCCATGCTCGCATACGGCTGCTGGCAGGAGGAGCCCTTCCCAGTGGAGGTGTGCTATCGTCGGGACAGCACCAAGGCGGAGCTGTGGTTGCGGGAGGCCATGAACGCGGGCCATCGGGATCTGGGCGGGCCGGCGGTGTATCCCCTGCTCGAGGCGTACGAGCTCCGGCACCCGGTAACGGAACTCGCCCGCACCAGTAAGACCGCGGCCCGCATCGCCCGCCGTTTGGGGGGGGCGGTGGCGCTCAAGATCGCTTCGCCACATATCCAGCGCAAAAGCGATGTGGACGGCGTGGAGCTTGGCCTGACGGACCCCGAGGCCGTGCGTCAGGGCTTTGCGCGGCTCACGCACCGGGTACAGCGCTTGCGGCCGGAGGCTTTTGTTTCCGGGTGCTGGGTCCAGGAGATGGTTGTTGGCCCTGTGGTGGAGGCGCGGATATGGGCGGTGCGGGATCCTTTGTTTGGTCCGGTGGTTCGTCTGGGGTTGGTCGACGGCGACCACCACGGAGTGAATGCTCGGTTGGCGCCCATTTCGCTCACCGATGCCAGCCGTATGGTGCGGGAGTTCACCCCCCTGGCGGCCAGCCGCGGCGGCAGACAGCCCATGCATCTGCGGGCCTTGGAAGACGTGCTGCTCACTGTATCGCAGCTGACCTTGGATATGCCCGAACTCTATACCGTGGAGTTGGAGCCGGTGCTGGTCACCCCTCGGGGGGCATGGGTGGTGGATGCCCGGGTGTGTCTCGTGCCTGTGGAGTAG
- a CDS encoding phosphotransacetylase family protein, whose product MAVGIYIGSTSSYSGKNMVAMGLGLRLQKEGYRVGYMKPVGALPMEKNGVLGDADAFFVQEILGLSEDPTLVTPVVVDQDFKMRAFGGRCEDLMGKIVSAYEKLSQDKDVMLVAGSGSMYSGKYCGVDGVSVVRSLGIKAIVIDRYMKELNYDFLVVLREILGDLLLGVLLNDIPPSFRDELDTLLHPFLESKGVKVLGKIPSDPLMGAIKVADLAERLGGRIITAQAKADRVVESFLIGTMQVENFMTHFRKNKKSAIIVGGDRSDVQLVALEGQCQCLVLTGNLYPNDIIMTRAEVLEVPIVVVRDDTFTVAKKMEAILSRHKLRDLIKIQHGSQLVSSIIDFAYIKEALGLK is encoded by the coding sequence ATGGCCGTTGGAATCTATATCGGCTCGACATCGAGCTATTCGGGCAAGAACATGGTCGCCATGGGCTTGGGCCTGCGGCTGCAAAAGGAAGGCTACCGCGTGGGCTACATGAAGCCTGTGGGTGCCTTGCCTATGGAAAAGAATGGCGTGCTGGGTGATGCCGATGCCTTTTTCGTGCAGGAGATTCTTGGGCTCAGTGAAGACCCTACACTGGTGACTCCAGTGGTAGTGGATCAAGATTTCAAGATGCGCGCCTTTGGGGGACGTTGCGAAGATTTGATGGGAAAAATCGTCTCCGCATACGAAAAATTGTCCCAGGACAAAGACGTCATGCTGGTTGCCGGGTCCGGCAGCATGTATTCGGGCAAGTACTGTGGCGTGGACGGGGTGAGTGTAGTGCGGAGTTTGGGCATCAAGGCCATCGTCATCGATCGCTACATGAAGGAGCTCAACTACGACTTCCTCGTCGTGCTGCGGGAGATTCTCGGTGACTTGCTTTTAGGGGTCCTTTTGAACGATATCCCGCCAAGTTTCCGCGATGAGCTCGATACCCTCCTGCATCCCTTTTTGGAGAGTAAGGGGGTCAAAGTGCTGGGCAAGATCCCGTCGGATCCCCTCATGGGGGCCATCAAGGTGGCGGACTTGGCCGAGCGCCTGGGCGGCCGCATTATCACGGCCCAGGCCAAGGCGGACCGGGTGGTGGAGAGTTTTCTCATCGGCACCATGCAGGTGGAAAACTTTATGACCCACTTCCGGAAAAACAAGAAGTCTGCCATTATCGTGGGTGGAGACCGTTCCGATGTGCAGCTTGTGGCCTTGGAAGGCCAGTGCCAATGTTTGGTGCTGACGGGAAATCTCTATCCCAACGATATCATCATGACTCGGGCGGAAGTCTTGGAGGTGCCCATCGTGGTGGTGCGCGACGATACGTTTACTGTGGCCAAGAAGATGGAAGCTATTCTCTCGCGGCACAAGCTGCGGGATCTCATCAAGATTCAGCATGGGTCCCAGCTGGTGAGCTCCATCATCGATTTTGCGTATATCAAAGAGGCCTTGGGATTGAAATAA
- the rnhA gene encoding ribonuclease HI, with protein MSEVLLFTDGASLGNPGPGGWAAILRWGSHEKELCGGFCHTTNNRMELLAVIEGLAALNRPCHVQVITDSRYVHDAIVKGWLPAWQKRGWKTADKKPVKNQDLWQRLIALLNRHHVDFQWIRGHAGHPENERCDVLAKQAAQAPGLPQDPGMA; from the coding sequence ATGAGCGAGGTGCTCCTCTTTACCGATGGCGCAAGCCTCGGCAACCCTGGACCGGGAGGATGGGCCGCCATCTTACGCTGGGGGAGCCATGAAAAAGAACTTTGCGGCGGCTTCTGCCATACCACCAACAACCGCATGGAACTTCTCGCCGTCATCGAGGGACTCGCCGCCCTCAATCGGCCCTGCCACGTGCAGGTGATCACCGACTCCCGCTACGTCCACGACGCCATCGTCAAGGGGTGGCTGCCGGCATGGCAGAAGCGGGGATGGAAAACCGCCGACAAAAAACCCGTCAAAAACCAGGACCTCTGGCAGCGCCTCATTGCCTTGCTCAACCGCCACCACGTGGACTTCCAGTGGATCCGGGGCCACGCCGGCCATCCGGAAAATGAACGCTGCGACGTGCTCGCCAAACAGGCGGCCCAGGCCCCAGGACTCCCCCAGGACCCGGGCATGGCGTAA